DNA sequence from the Paenibacillus azoreducens genome:
TTCATTCAGAGCCGTTTTTTTCAATATTTCCAAAGGGATTTCGCCGGCAAAAGAGGTTGTCCAAAACGAGGGGGTCTGTTCAGCACTGTATTTCTCGTGAAAATAATTCATGATTCTGGACTTGTTCATTTGAATAGCTCTGTTATATTCCGGCACAGTCACTGGAATTCCGTCAACGGTCGCCATGACCTCGTCGCCCTGTTCATCGGCCTTGAGCCCCCCTTTCGCGAACGCAGCTGTAGTACATACGGTGAGAACAAGCAAGCCCGCAATCGTCCATTTAGTTTTGACCCGCAGACGCTTCTTTTCCGCCATGATCTCCCCCGCCTCCTGCACTGATATGTCGATTATTATGGATTGTCTTTCCATTGTAGACCCGATTGTAAACGCTAACAATTTCAATTCATTTACTTTCGCTTATAATTTTTTTACTTGTTTACAAAAGACTTAGGTAGAATACAAAAAAAGCCTGGAGATTCTCTCCAAGCGTTTGGCTTACAGCCTGCCTTAGGCTAATTTTTGCAAAATAACCGGTTTCTCATATTGCCGGATGCACCAGTTGTATTTCTCCAACACCTTTTGGTTTACCGATGAGATGGAAGGATCCACTCTTGCAAACCCGAATTTTTCATAAAAATGCTCCAGCTCCCGAAACGGAATGCAATAAACCGATTCCAAACCTAAGCTTCGGGACTTATCCACCAAACAGCCGACCAATTCATGCGCAAGAGAAAGCCCGCGAAATTGCTCAAGGATATAGATCCCGCCCATCTCGGCTTCCTTCTCGTTTAGGAGAACTAGTCGT
Encoded proteins:
- a CDS encoding GNAT family N-acetyltransferase gives rise to the protein MAIRWAENSDLPWINEQYEKIGFVPSSLEREEIAIVTHNGRNAGVGRLVLLNEKEAEMGGIYILEQFRGLSLAHELVGCLVDKSRSLGLESVYCIPFRELEHFYEKFGFARVDPSISSVNQKVLEKYNWCIRQYEKPVILQKLA